A portion of the Aquicoccus sp. G2-2 genome contains these proteins:
- a CDS encoding DUF488 domain-containing protein, which yields MSAARIHIARVYDDLDGVEGARLLVDRIWPRGIRKEALGHDDWLKDIAPSTELRKRFGHDPDKWQDFRARYRAELDDNPDAVERCLKWCRKGSVTLLYGAKDEAHNQAVVLRDYLRDKLG from the coding sequence ATGAGCGCGGCGCGCATTCATATCGCCCGCGTCTATGATGATCTTGACGGGGTGGAGGGCGCGCGCCTGCTGGTGGACCGGATTTGGCCGCGCGGCATCCGCAAGGAGGCGCTGGGCCATGATGACTGGCTCAAGGATATTGCGCCCAGCACTGAATTGCGCAAGCGGTTCGGCCACGATCCGGACAAGTGGCAGGATTTCCGTGCCCGCTACCGGGCCGAGCTTGACGATAACCCTGATGCGGTGGAGCGATGTCTCAAATGGTGCCGTAAAGGGTCGGTTACGCTGCTTTACGGCGCCAAGGATGAGGCGCACAATCAGGCCGTGGTGTTGCGCGATTATCTGCGCGACAAGTTGGGATGA
- a CDS encoding hemerythrin domain-containing protein, with amino-acid sequence MTETATLPDSPPVDDATALTHYIETRYHARHREQMPALAEMAERIETVHFGDENLPTGLATLLRRMIGELEVHMKKEELILFPTIRRGGTGAAEPIAAMRADHDDQDTEVADIRRLTNGLTLPQGACQTWAKLYAGLDEFLTDLEAHLSLENDVLFPPFEQGSAA; translated from the coding sequence ATGACCGAGACCGCCACCCTGCCGGACAGCCCGCCCGTTGACGATGCCACCGCGCTAACCCATTACATTGAAACCCGCTATCATGCGCGCCACCGCGAGCAGATGCCCGCATTGGCCGAGATGGCAGAGCGCATCGAAACCGTCCATTTTGGCGACGAAAATTTGCCAACCGGGCTTGCCACCCTGTTGCGGCGGATGATCGGGGAGCTGGAAGTTCATATGAAGAAAGAAGAGCTGATCCTGTTCCCGACAATCCGGCGCGGTGGCACGGGCGCAGCAGAGCCGATTGCCGCGATGCGCGCCGACCATGATGATCAGGATACCGAGGTCGCTGATATTCGCCGCCTGACCAATGGCCTGACACTGCCGCAAGGCGCCTGTCAGACTTGGGCGAAGCTTTATGCCGGGCTGGACGAGTTTCTGACTGATCTGGAGGCGCATTTGTCTCTGGAAAACGACGTGCTGTTCCCACCGTTCGAGCAGGGCAGCGCCGCGTAA
- a CDS encoding group III truncated hemoglobin translates to MNATTKIDISKIDSARPEMTAEMMEATGLDMQMLHDVVHQFYAKVRGDAMIGPIFEEHIEDWGPHLAKMVSFWGSVALMTGRYHGRPMPAHTPLPVGVEHFQRWLQLFGETAQEVCPPEGAAFLLDRAERIAQSLHMAVQNAADQASAAAPSLR, encoded by the coding sequence ATGAACGCTACAACAAAAATCGACATATCCAAAATCGACTCTGCGCGCCCCGAGATGACTGCCGAGATGATGGAGGCGACCGGGCTTGATATGCAGATGCTTCACGATGTGGTGCATCAGTTTTATGCGAAGGTGCGCGGTGATGCCATGATCGGGCCGATTTTCGAGGAGCATATCGAAGATTGGGGGCCGCATCTTGCCAAGATGGTATCGTTTTGGGGGTCGGTGGCGCTGATGACCGGGCGTTACCATGGGCGCCCGATGCCTGCGCATACGCCGCTGCCCGTGGGGGTGGAGCATTTTCAGCGCTGGCTTCAACTTTTCGGGGAAACCGCGCAGGAGGTCTGCCCGCCCGAAGGGGCCGCGTTCCTGCTCGACCGGGCAGAGCGCATCGCGCAATCGCTGCATATGGCGGTTCAGAATGCCGCAGATCAAGCATCCGCCGCCGCCCCGTCGCTTCGCTGA
- a CDS encoding Rrf2 family transcriptional regulator has protein sequence MRLTSFTDYGLRMLMRMASSPERAFSTTELAKEFQLSRNHLAKIMQRLSQAGYVETRRGGGGGATLARPASEIRLGEVIGMLEEGQSLVECFGPCGNKCTIDGQCRLKGLLRSAQDAFIADLDQSSLAEIALPRQDMT, from the coding sequence ATGCGCCTCACCTCGTTCACCGACTACGGCTTGCGCATGTTGATGCGCATGGCAAGCAGCCCTGAGCGCGCCTTCTCGACCACGGAGTTGGCCAAGGAATTTCAACTGTCGCGCAACCATCTTGCCAAGATAATGCAGCGCCTTTCGCAAGCCGGTTACGTTGAGACGCGCCGGGGCGGTGGCGGTGGCGCGACGCTTGCCCGCCCGGCCTCCGAGATCCGGCTTGGCGAGGTGATCGGGATGCTCGAAGAGGGGCAGTCTTTGGTTGAATGCTTCGGCCCATGTGGTAACAAATGCACCATCGACGGGCAGTGTCGCCTGAAGGGGTTGTTGCGGTCTGCGCAAGACGCTTTCATCGCCGATCTTGACCAATCCAGCCTTGCCGAAATTGCCTTGCCCCGCCAAGATATGACCTGA
- the ccoN gene encoding cytochrome-c oxidase, cbb3-type subunit I, with protein MTATLTYSERRLGMVLAVALALLGLLMAASARHGVMAVHGWMALVIGLVLVFIIGGSLYDSAEPGADRLNQYYDAPTNFGLAMSLIWAVIGMGVGVWVAALLYWPEATPLWAWTSFGRLRPVHTSGVIFGFGGNALIATSYYVLQRTSRARLADAVSPWFILIGFNLFCLWAASGYLMGSTQSKEYAEAEWYADLWLVVVWVVYFVLYIRTLARRNEPHIYVANWYYMSFILVVAMLHIVNNIALPVSWTGARSFPVWSGVQDAMIQWWYGHNAVAFFLTTGFLGMLYYFLPVRSGRPIWSYRLSILSFWGIVFFYIWVGSHHLHYTALPYWVQTLGMTFSVMLLVPSWASAGNAIATLNGAWHKVRDDATLRFMFVAAVFYGLSTFEGSFLAIRPVNSLSHYTDWTVGHVHSGTLGWVAMIVFGAIYTIVPHLSGRKEMASPAAVEWHFWLAIAGTLVYVVSMWNAGITQGLMWRAYNENGALSYSFVDSVRAMAPYYLMRTIGGGLFLTGTIICAFNCWATSRQPGETTDAIDYPLDNKPQPAE; from the coding sequence ATGACAGCTACGCTCACTTACTCGGAAAGACGCCTCGGCATGGTCCTCGCCGTGGCCCTCGCCTTGCTTGGTCTCCTGATGGCGGCCTCCGCCCGTCATGGCGTGATGGCGGTTCACGGCTGGATGGCGCTCGTCATCGGGCTGGTTCTGGTCTTTATCATCGGCGGGTCGCTCTATGACAGCGCCGAGCCGGGCGCGGACCGGCTCAACCAGTATTACGACGCACCGACCAATTTCGGCCTAGCCATGTCGCTGATCTGGGCCGTGATCGGCATGGGCGTTGGGGTTTGGGTCGCGGCCCTGCTCTACTGGCCCGAAGCCACCCCGCTTTGGGCATGGACAAGCTTTGGCCGCCTGCGCCCGGTGCACACGTCGGGCGTGATTTTCGGCTTTGGCGGCAACGCGCTGATCGCTACGTCATATTATGTTCTGCAACGCACCTCTCGTGCGCGCTTGGCCGATGCGGTCAGCCCGTGGTTCATCCTGATCGGCTTCAACCTGTTCTGCCTCTGGGCGGCAAGCGGCTATCTGATGGGGTCCACCCAATCCAAGGAATACGCCGAAGCCGAATGGTATGCCGACCTGTGGCTGGTCGTCGTCTGGGTGGTTTACTTCGTGCTTTACATCCGCACGCTGGCGCGCCGGAACGAGCCGCATATCTATGTTGCCAACTGGTATTATATGTCGTTCATTCTGGTGGTGGCGATGCTGCATATCGTCAACAATATCGCCCTGCCGGTCAGCTGGACCGGGGCGCGAAGTTTCCCGGTCTGGTCCGGCGTTCAGGATGCCATGATCCAGTGGTGGTATGGCCATAACGCGGTCGCCTTTTTCCTGACCACCGGCTTTCTCGGGATGCTTTACTACTTCCTGCCGGTGCGTTCGGGGCGGCCAATCTGGTCTTACCGGCTATCGATCCTGAGCTTCTGGGGCATCGTGTTCTTCTATATCTGGGTTGGCTCGCACCACCTTCATTACACCGCCCTGCCCTATTGGGTGCAAACGCTGGGCATGACCTTCTCGGTGATGCTTCTGGTGCCAAGTTGGGCCTCGGCGGGGAACGCCATCGCCACATTGAACGGCGCATGGCACAAGGTGCGCGACGACGCGACGCTGCGCTTCATGTTCGTGGCCGCCGTGTTCTATGGCCTCTCGACCTTTGAAGGCTCGTTCCTTGCCATCCGACCCGTCAATTCGCTGTCGCACTATACCGACTGGACGGTCGGACACGTCCATTCCGGCACGCTTGGCTGGGTTGCGATGATCGTGTTCGGCGCGATCTATACCATCGTGCCACACCTTTCGGGGCGCAAGGAAATGGCCTCTCCGGCGGCGGTGGAATGGCACTTCTGGCTCGCCATCGCGGGCACGCTTGTCTATGTCGTCTCGATGTGGAACGCGGGCATCACCCAAGGGTTGATGTGGCGCGCCTATAACGAAAACGGCGCACTGTCCTACAGCTTTGTCGACTCGGTTCGCGCCATGGCGCCCTACTACCTGATGCGCACCATCGGCGGCGGCCTGTTCCTGACCGGGACAATCATCTGCGCGTTCAACTGCTGGGCCACAAGCCGTCAACCCGGCGAGACGACAGACGCCATCGACTATCCCCTCGACAACAAACCGCAACCGGCGGAGTGA
- the ccoO gene encoding cytochrome-c oxidase, cbb3-type subunit II translates to MLRLHYNLEKVSMGLVAGIIVAASIGGIVEIAPLFTIHETVELPDDLRPNTPLEIAGREIYIREGCYACHSQMVRSLADEIDRYGPYSLASESAYDHPMLWGSKRTGPDIARLGGKYSDDWHVKHMINPRDVVPASIMPSYPWLTQPLDTSILKGEIATLAKLGVPYDDAMIENAVADARAQANPDSDGADAVQERYGEHVAVRAFDGNPAELTEMDALVAYLQSLGTLTNAPYKVMQEAEK, encoded by the coding sequence ATGCTCAGACTTCACTATAACCTCGAAAAGGTCTCCATGGGGCTGGTGGCGGGCATCATCGTCGCCGCCTCGATCGGCGGAATTGTCGAGATTGCACCGCTCTTCACCATTCACGAAACGGTGGAATTGCCCGATGACCTGCGGCCCAACACGCCGCTCGAAATCGCCGGGCGCGAGATTTATATCCGTGAGGGTTGCTATGCCTGTCACAGCCAGATGGTGCGCTCCCTCGCCGATGAAATTGACCGCTATGGCCCCTACTCGCTGGCCTCGGAAAGTGCTTATGATCACCCGATGCTCTGGGGGTCGAAACGGACCGGCCCGGATATTGCCCGCCTCGGCGGGAAATATTCCGATGACTGGCATGTCAAGCACATGATCAACCCGCGCGATGTCGTGCCAGCCTCGATCATGCCGTCCTATCCATGGCTCACCCAGCCGCTTGATACGTCCATTCTCAAGGGCGAAATTGCCACGCTGGCCAAGCTCGGTGTGCCCTATGACGACGCGATGATCGAAAACGCCGTGGCCGATGCTCGGGCACAGGCCAACCCCGATTCAGACGGGGCCGATGCCGTGCAGGAACGCTATGGCGAACATGTCGCCGTGCGCGCGTTTGATGGCAACCCGGCGGAGTTGACCGAGATGGATGCGCTTGTCGCCTATCTGCAATCCCTCGGCACGCTGACCAACGCGCCCTACAAGGTTATGCAGGAGGCGGAAAAATGA
- a CDS encoding cbb3-type cytochrome c oxidase subunit 3, translating into MSHETLVFLAKTFAPIWMMGFFVIVVIRTYNPKRRSGYDHAARSILAEHERDE; encoded by the coding sequence ATGAGTCACGAAACACTGGTCTTTCTTGCCAAGACCTTTGCGCCGATCTGGATGATGGGATTTTTCGTGATCGTCGTGATCCGAACCTATAATCCCAAACGCCGCAGCGGCTATGACCATGCGGCCCGATCCATTCTGGCGGAGCACGAGCGCGATGAGTAA
- the ccoP gene encoding cytochrome-c oxidase, cbb3-type subunit III: MSKTTDPHKLPDADPHTGELEIDPITGYDTTGHVWGHIKELNTPFPKIAVWALVLAFAYSVVAWILLPAWPLGRDYTRGVLGLSQGDMAMERFEKIDASRQGWKGQFAAAEPDFAALANDPAVLAQAMSAAARLFDDNCAACHGVGGVGGPGYPVLDDGYWLWGGDPATIAETVTLGINATENADTRYSEMPPFDWMEAPNRKALAKYVAALPSGKADANGPAAQLFAENCASCHNDGGIGGMDNGAPSLTDHSVIYGQDEATIMHTLRHGRQGDMPSWASRLNTEDINMLALYVSRLAKEDAEPSQ, from the coding sequence ATGAGTAAAACCACCGACCCGCATAAACTGCCCGATGCCGACCCGCATACCGGCGAGTTGGAAATTGATCCGATCACTGGCTATGACACCACCGGCCATGTCTGGGGTCACATCAAGGAACTGAACACCCCGTTCCCGAAAATCGCCGTCTGGGCGCTGGTGCTGGCCTTCGCCTATTCGGTGGTCGCGTGGATATTGCTGCCCGCGTGGCCGCTGGGGCGCGATTATACCCGTGGCGTGCTTGGTCTCAGCCAAGGCGACATGGCGATGGAACGGTTCGAGAAGATCGACGCCTCCCGTCAGGGCTGGAAGGGCCAGTTTGCCGCCGCCGAACCGGATTTCGCGGCGCTTGCCAACGACCCGGCTGTGCTGGCTCAAGCAATGTCCGCCGCCGCGCGGCTGTTCGATGACAACTGCGCCGCCTGCCACGGGGTTGGCGGGGTCGGCGGGCCGGGCTACCCGGTGCTTGACGATGGTTATTGGCTTTGGGGCGGCGATCCGGCCACCATCGCTGAAACCGTGACACTCGGTATCAACGCGACCGAAAACGCGGATACCCGCTATTCCGAGATGCCGCCCTTTGACTGGATGGAAGCCCCGAACCGCAAGGCGCTGGCCAAGTATGTCGCGGCCCTGCCCTCCGGCAAGGCCGATGCCAACGGCCCGGCAGCACAGCTTTTCGCGGAAAACTGCGCAAGCTGTCACAACGATGGCGGAATCGGCGGGATGGATAACGGCGCGCCCTCGCTCACCGATCATTCGGTGATCTATGGGCAGGACGAAGCCACCATCATGCACACCCTGCGCCACGGGCGGCAGGGCGATATGCCGAGCTGGGCCTCGCGTCTGAATACCGAGGACATCAACATGCTCGCGCTTTATGTCTCGCGCTTGGCCAAAGAAGACGCGGAGCCAAGCCAATGA
- a CDS encoding DUF2189 domain-containing protein has translation MLEPLPTLREPQRPVSPYARHLEPRAALGWLAAGWRDFRTNPLPSLAYGVFVIVVSYAVLWVLYAIGLLYLALPAIAGFLIVGPFLALGLYEKSRRLRDDKRTTLAQMILVRPTSGAQLAYAGLMLGLLVLFWIRVADLLYALFFGLSPYPGAQDALLNVLSTPQGWGLIIVGSAVGGLFAAFAFALSLFSVPRLMAERSDALTALGVSFAMTTQNLAPCLAWGAIVAIGMALSAATGLIALIVVFPVLGHGTWHAWRAIGGAKQ, from the coding sequence ATGCTTGAACCGCTCCCTACACTGCGCGAACCACAGCGTCCGGTCTCGCCCTATGCGCGCCACCTTGAGCCGCGTGCGGCCCTTGGCTGGCTCGCCGCCGGTTGGCGCGATTTTCGCACCAACCCGTTGCCAAGCCTTGCCTACGGGGTTTTCGTGATCGTCGTCTCCTACGCGGTTCTCTGGGTGCTTTATGCCATCGGGCTGCTTTATCTCGCGCTCCCGGCGATTGCGGGCTTTCTGATCGTTGGCCCGTTTCTGGCGCTCGGCCTTTATGAGAAAAGCCGCCGCCTGCGTGACGATAAGCGCACCACGCTGGCGCAGATGATTCTCGTCCGGCCAACCTCCGGCGCGCAACTGGCCTACGCCGGGCTGATGCTCGGGTTGCTGGTGCTGTTCTGGATTCGCGTGGCTGACTTGCTCTATGCGCTGTTCTTCGGCCTTTCGCCGTATCCCGGCGCGCAAGATGCCCTGCTGAACGTGCTATCCACGCCGCAAGGTTGGGGGCTGATCATCGTCGGCTCCGCCGTGGGCGGGCTTTTTGCCGCTTTCGCCTTCGCGCTCAGCCTGTTTTCGGTGCCGCGCCTGATGGCCGAACGCAGCGATGCGCTGACCGCGCTTGGCGTCAGCTTTGCAATGACAACACAGAACCTCGCCCCCTGCCTTGCCTGGGGTGCCATCGTCGCCATCGGCATGGCGCTGTCTGCGGCCACGGGCCTGATCGCGCTCATCGTGGTATTTCCGGTGCTTGGCCACGGCACATGGCACGCCTGGCGCGCGATTGGCGGGGCGAAGCAATGA
- the ccoS gene encoding cbb3-type cytochrome oxidase assembly protein CcoS, with the protein MSYLIILIPVSIGMGLVGLTAFFWAMRHDQFDDPEGNAWRVITPQDPPKKKG; encoded by the coding sequence ATGAGCTACCTCATCATTCTCATCCCGGTGTCGATCGGCATGGGGCTGGTTGGTCTGACCGCGTTCTTCTGGGCCATGCGGCACGATCAGTTCGACGACCCGGAAGGCAACGCTTGGCGTGTCATCACGCCACAAGACCCACCCAAGAAGAAAGGATAA
- a CDS encoding hexameric tyrosine-coordinated heme protein yields MTTWLPSLITETPEDGYNLAVKMARVAIKLTQPDADMRDKLRPDYAENADSLIAVSHIVATHFATVAAANEYWRG; encoded by the coding sequence ATGACAACTTGGCTCCCCTCTCTGATCACAGAGACCCCGGAAGACGGCTACAATCTGGCCGTGAAGATGGCCCGCGTCGCCATCAAACTGACCCAGCCTGACGCCGATATGCGCGACAAGCTGCGCCCAGATTACGCCGAAAACGCGGATTCTCTGATCGCGGTCAGCCATATCGTCGCCACCCATTTCGCAACCGTGGCTGCCGCGAATGAGTACTGGCGCGGCTGA
- a CDS encoding TlpA family protein disulfide reductase — protein sequence MAEPPSIHASEWLNTETPLSLADFRGRVLAVEVFQMLCPGCVSHGLPQAGRIASTFDAGQIAVIGLHSVFEHHEAMPPVALRAFLHEYRIRFPVAVDEATDGPLPRTMAEWRLQGTPTLVLFDRQGRMRAQHFGTVSDLTLGAELGALVAESNE from the coding sequence ATGGCCGAGCCCCCCAGCATTCACGCCTCCGAATGGCTCAACACCGAAACACCGCTCTCGCTTGCGGATTTCCGTGGCCGTGTGCTGGCGGTCGAGGTGTTTCAGATGCTCTGCCCCGGCTGCGTCAGCCACGGCTTGCCACAGGCCGGGCGCATCGCCAGCACCTTTGATGCGGGTCAGATCGCGGTGATTGGCCTGCATTCGGTGTTTGAGCACCACGAGGCCATGCCACCCGTGGCCCTGCGCGCCTTCCTGCACGAATACCGCATTCGCTTCCCGGTGGCGGTGGACGAGGCCACGGATGGCCCGCTGCCGCGCACCATGGCCGAATGGCGCCTGCAAGGTACGCCGACGCTGGTGCTGTTTGATCGCCAAGGCCGGATGCGCGCGCAACATTTCGGCACCGTCTCTGACCTCACCCTTGGTGCTGAGCTTGGCGCGCTGGTCGCGGAAAGCAACGAATGA
- a CDS encoding MOSC domain-containing protein encodes MTRFEVSEIRVGRPVPFGPRGQPSAIEKAIVTNPIMATPTRLDGDEQGDPKLHGGPNKVVHAYASAHYPDWAREFPELAARFRPGAFGENFVVEDATEADICLGDRWKIGGALLEVSQGRQPCWKLNLRFGLRDMALRVQRSGRTGWYFRVIEPGEVSAGTATLKARPNPAWPLARVSHLLYRDTLDHAALADLLNIPGLTPSWQRLVERRLASGKVEDWQPRIATPD; translated from the coding sequence ATGACCCGTTTCGAGGTCAGCGAAATCCGCGTTGGCCGCCCGGTTCCGTTCGGGCCACGGGGGCAACCCTCGGCCATCGAGAAAGCCATCGTGACAAACCCGATCATGGCAACCCCAACCCGGCTTGACGGGGATGAACAAGGTGATCCGAAACTGCATGGCGGGCCAAACAAGGTGGTTCACGCCTATGCAAGCGCGCATTACCCCGACTGGGCGCGCGAATTTCCCGAATTGGCGGCGCGTTTCCGCCCCGGTGCGTTTGGTGAGAATTTCGTGGTCGAGGATGCGACCGAAGCCGACATCTGCCTTGGCGACCGCTGGAAAATCGGCGGCGCTCTGCTGGAAGTCAGCCAAGGGCGGCAACCCTGCTGGAAGCTCAACCTGCGCTTCGGACTGCGCGACATGGCGCTCAGGGTGCAGCGCTCTGGGCGCACCGGCTGGTATTTCCGGGTGATCGAGCCGGGCGAGGTCAGCGCAGGCACTGCCACGCTGAAAGCACGCCCCAACCCCGCTTGGCCGCTCGCGCGCGTCTCGCACCTGCTTTACCGCGACACGCTCGACCACGCAGCACTTGCAGACCTTCTGAACATACCGGGCCTGACCCCAAGCTGGCAGCGCCTTGTCGAGCGGCGACTTGCCTCCGGCAAGGTCGAGGATTGGCAACCGCGCATAGCAACGCCCGACTGA
- the dps gene encoding DNA starvation/stationary phase protection protein Dps has product MPERFASGIADNTAKQMVGLLNDNLAPVIDLTLAAKQAHWNIKGPNFIGIHLLLDDVIGRLREISDTIAERAVILGGIPKGTAQTVADDTGLEPYPAEETDINACVRALTDRYKEVAKMLRSAIDKAGEAGDEDTADIFTEASRIVDKDAWFIGANVPAK; this is encoded by the coding sequence ATGCCCGAACGTTTTGCCAGCGGCATCGCCGATAACACCGCCAAACAAATGGTTGGCCTCTTGAACGATAATCTCGCGCCGGTGATTGATCTGACTTTGGCCGCGAAACAAGCCCACTGGAACATCAAGGGGCCGAATTTCATCGGTATTCATCTGCTGCTTGATGATGTCATCGGGCGTTTGCGCGAAATTTCTGACACCATCGCCGAACGCGCCGTGATTCTCGGCGGCATCCCCAAGGGAACGGCTCAAACCGTCGCAGACGACACTGGCCTTGAGCCTTACCCGGCCGAAGAAACCGACATCAACGCTTGTGTCCGGGCCTTGACCGACCGTTACAAGGAGGTCGCGAAAATGCTGCGCTCGGCCATCGACAAAGCGGGCGAAGCCGGAGACGAAGACACCGCCGACATCTTCACCGAAGCAAGCCGCATCGTCGACAAGGACGCATGGTTCATCGGGGCCAACGTACCGGCGAAATAA